In Lewinellaceae bacterium, the genomic stretch ATCTGAAAATCTTATATGCATATGATGTACCTCTTTCTAGTTTAGGGGTCAACAGTACCGGTTCGCACGAACTGGTTTTGCATTATAACTTGAACAAAATCATTGGATTGGGTCTTCCGCCACGGATTATATACAGTCCCAGGTATTAATTAGTTGGACCCTTAACCCAAATTTTGGCAAAATTTTTGCGTAACACAAAATATGAATATAATCACGGGCGTTGTTTTAACATCCATCGTGTGAAAATAGGCCCGGTAATTAGTTTAATTTTACGCCATTTTTATAACAAGATTGTTGGTAAAGCTATGAATAGGATGAGAAACTTTATGGTATTCGGTGTGTGCCTGTTACTTTCTGCGGTGGTGCTTCAGTCATGCGGAAAGAAAGAAACTGGTCAGCTGGTTGGAGTTTTGGACAGACCGAAGTGGAAAGGGATCAACCCATTGGGTATGCAATACATCAAGTCAGGTGTATTTCATATCGGGGGTAATGATCAGGACATATTTAATTCGTATGTCCAAAGGCCTCGTCAGGTATCCATCGTTGGATTCTTTATGGACGAGACCGAAATTACAAACAATGAATACCGTCAGTTTGTAAACTATGTAAGAGATTCTACCGCTCATACGATCCTCGGAGATTTTATCCAGGATGACTATGGCAACGAATCCATTGATTGGGAGTTACCCATCGATTACGCGGATGAGACATTGGATGAGATGTATGTCTCGGAAGATGATCAGATCTTCGGCAAACGTGAATTTGACAATACCAATTTACGTTATGCCTGGACGGAAGTGGATTGGGTAAAGGCTGCACACAGTCCGAAGACACCGCGCAGCCAGTTGGTACGCAAATTTGAAGTTCCGATTTATCCGGACACCCTGGTTTGGATTCGCGACTTCGCATATTCATACAATGACCCGCTGGCAAGAAACTACTTCTGGCATCCTGCCTACGATGATTATCCGGTAGTCGGAGTCAACTGGCAGATGGCCCAGGCTTTCTGTGACTGGAGGACCAAAATGTGGAACAAATATCGTCCGGACGAGCGCCATTCCGAAGGATTCCGTTTACCGACGGAATACGAATGGGAATATGCAGCTCGTGGTGGTCACGATCTTTCCAGCTACCCATGGGGTGGTTATTATCTGCGCAATGCCAAAGGCTGCCTTCTGGCTAACTTCAAGCCCGGTCGTGGTAACTATGCCGATGACGGCGCTCAGTACACCACACGCGTAGACTATTATTTCCCGAACGATTACGGACTTTATCAAATGGCCGGCAACGTATCTGAATGGACCGTATCCGCCTACTACGATAATGCAAACAACATCATTCACGACCTGAACCCGGATGTGAAATATTATGCTCAACAAGACGATCCGGATGTCCTGAAGCGGAAAGTGATCCGCGGTGGCTCCTGGAAAGACATTGGGTATTATCTCCAGTGCGGTGTCCGGGATTGGGAATATCAAGACTCCACCAAATCGTACATCGGCTTCCGTTGTGTGATCACAAACTTAGGAAGAACCTTAACGGAGTAGTATTAGCATCAATGCACCATTCTGCTCCCCCCAAACCATTTATTAATGTGTCTTACGAAACCGACCAATCGTAGAACAAGGATAGATGTGTTAACTAAATTCAATAACTATTTAAATTAAGTAACAATGGCCTTTTACAAAAAAAGTTGGTTCAAGTACATGAAGAACTTTATCATTGGCGTCGGTGCATCATTGGTTATGATCGGTGCTCTTGGTAAGATCAACAGTGAGCCCTGGGGTGGACCTGCCATCACGATTGGTCTGGTCACAGAAGCCTGCTTGTTCCTCATGCTAGGGATACTGCCTCCGGAAAAAGACTACTATTGGGAGAAACTGTATCCAGGATTGGACAATTACCACTCAAATATCGCCAGCCTGACTGCCGGTGAT encodes the following:
- a CDS encoding SUMF1/EgtB/PvdO family nonheme iron enzyme, producing MRNFMVFGVCLLLSAVVLQSCGKKETGQLVGVLDRPKWKGINPLGMQYIKSGVFHIGGNDQDIFNSYVQRPRQVSIVGFFMDETEITNNEYRQFVNYVRDSTAHTILGDFIQDDYGNESIDWELPIDYADETLDEMYVSEDDQIFGKREFDNTNLRYAWTEVDWVKAAHSPKTPRSQLVRKFEVPIYPDTLVWIRDFAYSYNDPLARNYFWHPAYDDYPVVGVNWQMAQAFCDWRTKMWNKYRPDERHSEGFRLPTEYEWEYAARGGHDLSSYPWGGYYLRNAKGCLLANFKPGRGNYADDGAQYTTRVDYYFPNDYGLYQMAGNVSEWTVSAYYDNANNIIHDLNPDVKYYAQQDDPDVLKRKVIRGGSWKDIGYYLQCGVRDWEYQDSTKSYIGFRCVITNLGRTLTE